A window of Labeo rohita strain BAU-BD-2019 unplaced genomic scaffold, IGBB_LRoh.1.0 scaffold_462, whole genome shotgun sequence genomic DNA:
ttttaaaatgtatttgatttattcttatttccaacgcaaaaaaaaattgtggaaaacattaaacagttttttttcaggactttttaataaatataaagtttaaaagaacaacattattttgtttttttttttttttttagacatgtGCTGGTATTTGGTAATATGATACACCACGATAATGAATATGCACAGTATTGTTATTGTGGGCACTTCAAAATACTACCGTGaatgattatttattacaaattattctgattttttgaaaacattttaataaaagactatttttctCATCAACTGGGTAAAATGCACAACACCGTTGTATGCGTAGTTCAGACTATCAGTCCAAATTCGATTTCTGTACATATCCCATTGGAATCCGATCTAGATGACtgactgtccacactgtatacTGCAACTGTTCAAATCCGATTTTGCATCCCATAGCACTTTAAATTTACTGCATATGCACTAGTGACAAACAAGTTACTTAtagcaaaaatgaacattttaactaGTAGCAATTCAATTGTTGATATCAAGAATAGACATGGACAAAGGTTTTTACTAGTAGGAATTGTATTTCTAATATGTGAAATTGGAATTTAAAGTAAGAAATCAATTCTTGGTATAACCATTGCGTTTGAATGGCAGCCTATGGTGACCTTTAACtagtaaaaaatacaattacagatatcaaaaattataatttttgctatagtttaaatttaagttgaatTTGTATTTCTGCGAGTATTGATGTTATTGTTGATATCAAGAATTAAAGGCACAACATGTAAGattctttattaaaatatccaaataccactagaacagtgttatatattttgctgacttgtgtatTATCCTAAATGTttcaaagaatgtttaaatccagagaaataagcaattttaactagtgtacCGTACTGAGTCATTGCGTCACCTGCCAATGACGTCATTCACCCTCAATTTTTCCATTttgattttgtagaaaacatggaaacccgaAATACACTTGTGTTATGAAGTTCATTTGACAGGTGATGAAcacacagagtagcattataacaacacttcaacacactcaaatgtatctagtatgataaaacagagCAGCTTTTTTTTCTACATACGCATAACCGGAAGAAGCGTAAGCGGTcaactgtggcataataaaagctccgTGGCTTTTGAGCCATGTATCGCACTCGTCTCTCATTAAGAATCGCTTAAGCAGCCTCGTCTCACTTCTACGACTCagccccaccctgcttcatactacagtgaccttaataaatctttaatacattagctcatgATTTCTGCCAAAGTTCCATCGGATTGCATCGGCTATGAGGATGAAGACAACAACTACCATGATTCCATACTCAATCACAGCGTCATCAAActacaactttttttcttgtttgttttgaataggCGCCTTCTCGTGGCGAAAAAtgacatattgtgcctttaacatttttactagtGGAAATGTAATTCCTGATatcaaaaatagccatttttactagtaaaaatcCAATTCCTGATTTCAagaattagcattttaattagTAACAATTTAATTGTTGATATCAATAATTCATATCCTGTGAATTAATAAAAGCCAAAGCGGCTTGCCATACGTATAATAGCAGTATATTGTCTTTTTTGGCTTGACTTGCAGTTGGCAACAACACAAGCTTGTGTCTGCAAAGATGTTCATtatattttctacaaaaatgtcaacagttaCTCTAGTAACCCGTAACAAAACAGTTGCACTACTTTTTCTTTCTGATCAAACTCTTGTTTCTTTCAAACAACCattcagatttttatatttgcaaTGTTATTCATCACAGCACCAAATACCTAAACACTTAGACTTATTAGGTTATtgattttcacacttttttacATTGTCATCTGGACTACAACATGCCCTAGATATTGTttgaaagtttttatttatttttttttttctttgttgttcGGTCAGACTTTACATTAAGGCtctattagttaacattagtcaaCATAAACTGCCAATGAAAAAttcttctaaagcatttattaatcttagctaatttcaacatttaatagCGTGCtattcagtgttgggggtaacgcattacaagtaacgtgagttacgtaataatattacttttttcgagtaactagtaaagtaacgcattactttactaaatttctaagaaaatatctgagtcaCTTTTTTTCCcgatttattgattgacaagtctcctgttgggaaattgggagtaaacatgatgttactgtattctagactaaatgggAACATGCATTAAGTTCATCTCActtacaaaaaacagattcagtattcctcaaaatgagtaaaaacagtgaaatgcaaattcagaatatgacgcaaccctgcaataattaaatatgttaaataaaacaaatatcctttatgtatttaatcccattttattaaccagtgtctttgctgctgaccttagATGATGCAATTTAACCATAtcaataagcaaaaattactttagataaactaacatttgtgcttcatttttttcatagctgaacagtgatctcctgcataaatgtacttttctttcagcctgaggtgaattcatttcacttttggtgtaaaagggcttttacattagaattgttttatattaaaaacaaaaaagcaaaccctgcccagatttaaaaagtaacgcaaaagtaacataacgcattactttccataaaaagtaacgtgattagttactttttttagggagtaacgcaaaattgtaatgcattacttttaaaagtaactttccccaacactggtgctATTAAAATCAAGAATAGTAACTGTATTATTTAACGGACCTGCACTAATATAAACTAACAGTTGTAATTTTTAACAAAGAATAATAACTTCTGTAACAAATGTAGctattgctcattgttaatgttaatgcattACCTAAGGTTAACTAATGAGACCtcattgtaaagtgctacctaCTGTTCTTAATAATTCTTTTGCACTTTAATCtatttgaaacatttgtttcctttatacattttttgtgtattgctttattgtattttaaatgttcagttCTTTTAGTTACAAGAAAACTTATTAAACCTGTTATACtgtattatgacaaaaatcttttgcaatgtattttaatattgtgataATACCACATACCGTAATAAAAGCTTTTGCAATTATCGCAACGTGAAAATTTTATATCATCACATGCctactttactgtcactttagttcaaataaaattgtgctgaccccaaacatttgaatggtagtgtgcatttttttgtttctcaaaaGGTGATGATTTACAGAATGCAGTACCTGCACCCCCTGCTGGTATAATTTCCGTATTGTTGCCAAAAGCCACCTGAACGAAGCTCTTCACCTTGCCTGAGTGAGAGCGTGAAACGATCACCTTAGGAAAGTTTGTGTTGTAGGAAGCACGAGGTGCCACATTAGATCCCTCTCCAACAAAACCCCATGCTGAGGATGAGAACGCATGTTTGAGCACCACAATGtgaattcattaaaaacacaagTTCAGAACAGAAAACTATAGGTATAATGGTCAATACTGCCCTTATAGATAATGTGAATCATTATACTTGTCATTAAAAACACTAGAAAtcataatactttaaaaaagcCAATTACTATTATGTTAATATACTGTTAATACACTTACTCATTACacattgttaaatgttaaatacgGTCTTGTCAAAGAATCACATATTTCTTGTTGCCAGTAActgacaaaaaaacatgcaaaaaaagatcTGGGAAAACCACAAATCCTCTTAACATTACAGCACTCCCAAAATGCCTTCTGGATCCTGGATCAAAAGCCACCCGCTAATCTGGTTTTAAATATGCCTGTAAACCTAAAATTAACACACCTGTGTACCCAGTGAAGGGTTTGTGAATCACACCTATAACAGGATCCCCGTCCAAAGCCACACACACCATAGTGGTGACATACTTCTGGAGATTTTCTGTTGAAAGCAAAAACAGGATTTACATCCTGGTACAACACCTGTGCACTGAAGAAACATAAAACCGTTCCtcctacaacaacagcaaaacgTACACAATACAACTGcaaatccaaaaaataaaaatcaaacacaGATAATCTACATTAATAATGTGATTCAAGATATTATATTTCTTCCTGATTCTTTCCTGAAATACCTGCAGTTTAAAGACAACTGATttatattaggaaaaaaagagTTGCACCAGACCTGTGTATTCCTGAGTGGCATCCAGTGGATCAATCCACACTGTGATCCTTTCTGCAGGAACCTCTTTCCCCCCTGAGATCTTTGCCAGAATTTCTTCAGGAATGATGCGAGTCCACACAGTGGCCTCACCCTCAGCATTGGCATGTTCTTCTGAGTTCACCtgcaaacagagaaaaaaaaaaacactttaagaACATTTACTTGCCGGTTTCTGTTACTTCCCCTCAATTTAGTGGTTAAGAACCGAAAAAGGAATAGAAACTAAAACCACACATCTTCCGGATTACACACCTGTGAAGAATGAGACAGCCTTGGACTGAACAACATCATCACAAATGATCACTTATTGTAACTGGAtcattctgtgtcaaatcaacaaaatttcgaaaacaaatatttgattgattgattgattgattgcttgattgtagaaagacaaacataaaAAGCGATAAAAGCCAACATATCAAATGtcacagatatatatatttactaagtaatccactattttatATAGGGGGGCAAAATGACAATTGTCACTTGAGAATCAGAGCTAAATTACAGGTGGGTAAAAACAACTTGAGAAATATAGCAGCATACGATTTTTCCTagttttgaatggtcaccactggcatataatgcaacaaagattgctaaagacAAAGATTTTACcagacctaccaatctctgtgtaaatataatataattatgcgGCCATATTTCTAAAGTCATTTAGAAATTAGAAAGTCATGTATCCTCCTGTAATTTGGCTccaaatctcaggtgaaaattgtcaTTCTGATCTCCCTCAGTAAATACTCATGCCGTAAATTCaatttttaccaaaaaatgtaattataaaacaaacagcGTTCTAGCCGTGTTACATATACCATTTCACTGCACAGtgctaggttttttttttttttttaattttgtggcagaaacaggcttgaaTACAAACCAACCAGCTACAAGGTGAATCACATTACATACTttgatttaaagcaaaaaaatttaaaatcagacaaaaagacaaaggTAATTGATAACTTATAAAGTAAACAACTCCCCCCGCTTAGATATCAATGCTTTGTGTCTTATCAAAATCAAAcatgaaatgacttgaaaatgtGATGACTGTATCAGTTTTTTGTGAgcattgatgaaattaaagATGTATCTTTGTGCCTGTGACAATGTTTACAGGGCTTTTATGACGATGACACGGAAATAAGttgattattaaaaagaacagctgtacattagttcacaaataaaaaaggGAGTATCTATTTAcaagtgcaaatagcccgccTGGCAATAGcctggcagaggctatttacactaacttcACCTTACAAAAGACGATCGTCTGAAAACAGCTCCAGTGGTGTAGATGATAAAGTATctcaacaaagattgctaaagtcaacagatttaaCTGATAAAACTATTAATCTCTgagtaaaaataagataatgatgctgccatctttcatAAGTCATATTTACCCAGCAACTTCACTTGGAATCTAAGGTGAAAATTGCCgttttgacctccctctacaaaatttactcagtaaatattcatccatgacatttaatattttggctttcatcactatacatgtcttCAGAATCATCTTTCTTCAgaataaatattagcaaaatctaaaaattgagccggggacctctggttgagttgatACGGAATGACCCTCTAGTAATTTGGACAGAATATGGTTACCATGGTAAAACATATCCCATCCTCCAGTTCAGATCACCTGTATATAAGGGTAGGTGTTCTTGATCAGGTAGAACATCTTGCGGTGGGAGTTCAGATCACCCAGCGTGAGTTTTTCACTGGCCCCTTCTTTTGTTTTGCCTTTTGATTTCTCCTCTAGTGTGTTGTCCTCCCTGATCCTCTTCACCTCCCGTCCGCCCTGCACCGCAGCCTCCATAGACAGCGCGAGCAGGTCTCTCAGATCCACAGTCCTCTTCTGTCTGAACGACGCTATCCTACTGGATAAAACTCCCGCGTATAAGTGATAGATCACACCGACTCCCAGTAAGCAGAAGACGGCTATGCCGAGTGGAGACAGTCGGATGCCCATCGGAGCCATCACAAAGGCGGACGTGCGATCAAAGCCGATGAATATGAGAACAGGGCAACAGCTAAACTAGACGTGTTCCTCTTTGGCGAGCATTTGCAGGTAATTTTAAGGCAAGAATAATGCAAACGATCAGAAAAGCGTTCTAGCCAATCAAAAGTTACTTATTTACTTCTCTGGCCAGATTAGGTCAAGCGAAAGCTTCCTTTATTGGTTTGTAATATATTCCTCAGTCGTAATACACATATCTGCTTTCTCGAAGTGCCAGATCCATGGCTGTGACAACGAGTAATACTCTATGCATTCCACGTCCACCGTTGTGTCAAGCAAGGCCAAACTAACACTCCGTTTTTCTTCCAGGTCATGAAGGAATAGAAAACTGTTTTGAGCACGAGATAGCGCCCTCTATTGCTTCAGCATCACAAACCTCTGCAGAGAAATGTGCTCTGTCCCAATGTcccccttttgtttttttttttttttttgtttgtttgtttgtttgtttgtttgtttgtttgtttgttttgttttaattcagcAAACAGCCATTGTTACCATTTTTGCATTAGAATATACAGAAGAACAGGTGCATGAAAgaaatacaaacatatatagGGGGCTAGGGGTATTCCTGTAAATCATAATCTTCTATAAAGGACAAAAGActgatttattgcatttttctttttcatcacTTTGAGGGCTCTTGtataagaaagaaaatgaaggaAACATAAAATGCGCAAAATGTTGGTTTCACCTTCAAGTAGGCTACTTAaatttatgtatatacaaaatTTTCCCAGCAGAAAAAGGATGTTGTTAACCAGGATGTCATATTTGTTCAGTAGAGTACGGTATGATTTGGGACCGAACACCCTGATCCAGCTTGCGTTTTCACCACCAACAGGACCACTACTTAATAGGCATGAGAGACATGGTGCATGCCTGTGTTATGCCGAATTCTGGCCTCTGCCAGATTACTATCCCACTAGTATTGGTAGTATTGGATTAGGTGTTAGGGTCTAGGGTTAGGTGGAGGGGTTATgattaggggtggggttaggattaggcaatcagGTAGTGATTTCAATGAGAGAagggtaataatttggcaggggtCGAAAATGGGCATAACACTGGAAAGTAGCAATCGACGATAAAGCACAACtctgtttttttaacagataAAACATGCATGTTGTATAAAGCTTTctgaaacaaaatgttttgtgaaatgtGTTATACAAATGAATGTGAATTAAACTGAATAAGCCATTGCATTGGTTACTGTTGTCTCCGAGGGTATGTTGAAAGCTTCACATGGGCTTATATATACCCAGTGTTTATATGGTTTATacggtttatatatatatatgtttactgTACCTTTTAAAAGATGGACCTATGTGAATGTAGAGTAGAATGTGCCATTGCACTGATTGCCCTGTTGGAGGTGCTTTATCTCAGCTGTCCTTGAGGGTGCATTGAATGTTTCATTACAGGCTCATACCCGgtgtgactgtctgtctgtcaccatgaaaatattactacatttttgCTGTACAAAGTTATGGACCTATTGATGTgacaatacactgtaaaaacaaacaagttggttcaacttaaaataatttgtaacctggctgccttaaaatgttgtgttaaaTAAGCTTAAAAACTTACGTTGTTTATACATATGTTGGAGTTCCTTAAACCTAGAATTAAGAGTTGGGGCAACAAAGGTGAagctaaaaaaaatctgagtcaACTTTTAAGTTTTTAGTTAGCCCAGCAAGATGAGAAAGTTGTGCTAACCTAAATcaagttgaaacaacataaaattagtG
This region includes:
- the bpnt2 gene encoding inositol monophosphatase 3 isoform X2 — protein: MAPMGIRLSPLGIAVFCLLGVGVIYHLYAGVLSSRIASFRQKRTVDLRDLLALSMEAAVQGGREVKRIREDNTLEEKSKGKTKEGASEKLTLGDLNSHRKMFYLIKNTYPYIQVNSEEHANAEGEATVWTRIIPEEILAKISGGKEVPAERITVWIDPLDATQEYTENLQKYVTTMVCVALDGDPVIGVIHKPFTGYTAWGFVGEGSNVAPRASYNTNFPKVIVSRSHSGKVKSFVQVAFGNNTEIIPAGGAGKSGRTSF
- the bpnt2 gene encoding inositol monophosphatase 3 isoform X1, coding for MAPMGIRLSPLGIAVFCLLGVGVIYHLYAGVLSSRIASFRQKRTVDLRDLLALSMEAAVQGGREVKRIREDNTLEEKSKGKTKEGASEKLTLGDLNSHRKMFYLIKNTYPYIQVNSEEHANAEGEATVWTRIIPEEILAKISGGKEVPAERITVWIDPLDATQEYTENLQKYVTTMVCVALDGDPVIGVIHKPFTGYTAWGFVGEGSNVAPRASYNTNFPKVIVSRSHSGKVKSFVQVAFGNNTEIIPAGGAGSAFSCARHCLCLSAALNGVI